One candidate division WOR-3 bacterium genomic window carries:
- a CDS encoding transposase, with protein MARIARVVAAEVPHHVVQRGNRRQPVFFSTADYKAYLRLMAAWCGQQGVEVWAYCLMTN; from the coding sequence ATGGCGAGAATCGCGCGTGTGGTGGCGGCAGAAGTTCCGCATCACGTGGTTCAGCGCGGGAACCGGCGGCAGCCGGTCTTCTTCAGCACTGCGGACTACAAAGCGTATCTGCGGCTGATGGCCGCCTGGTGCGGACAGCAGGGCGTGGAAGTCTGGGCCTACTGCCTGATGACCAATC